A window of Mucilaginibacter paludis DSM 18603 contains these coding sequences:
- a CDS encoding class I SAM-dependent methyltransferase: protein MPKKWFQNWFNSPYYHILYQQRNNAEAEFFIDNLCEYLKPSAEANLLDIACGRGRHSIYLNKKGYDITGIDLSIASIQYAKQFENSHLHFYVHDMRYLFYVNYFDIALNLFTSFGYFDTDYEHVKALKNFQKALKPDGLLVLDYFNSNKVLNMLCPQMIKTVSGVDFNIHKKIENDKIIKTIEFEDQNKPYIFKEEVKAFSMGDFKLFFEQSGFEISHCFGNYNLEEFDPANSDRLIFICKKAL from the coding sequence ATGCCCAAAAAGTGGTTTCAAAATTGGTTTAACTCACCCTACTACCACATCCTATATCAACAGCGCAACAACGCTGAAGCCGAGTTTTTTATTGATAACCTATGCGAGTATTTAAAGCCATCTGCCGAAGCTAATCTGCTTGATATTGCCTGTGGCCGCGGCCGCCATTCCATTTATCTGAATAAAAAAGGCTATGATATTACCGGCATCGATCTTTCGATAGCCAGTATCCAATATGCTAAGCAATTTGAGAACAGTCACCTGCATTTTTATGTGCACGATATGCGCTACCTGTTTTATGTAAACTATTTTGACATTGCTTTAAACCTTTTTACCAGCTTTGGTTATTTTGATACCGACTATGAGCATGTTAAAGCTTTAAAAAACTTTCAGAAGGCGCTAAAGCCCGATGGGTTATTGGTGCTTGATTATTTTAACAGCAACAAAGTACTGAATATGCTTTGCCCGCAAATGATCAAAACAGTAAGCGGCGTTGATTTTAACATCCACAAAAAAATAGAGAACGATAAAATTATAAAAACCATTGAGTTTGAAGATCAAAACAAACCCTATATATTTAAGGAAGAAGTAAAAGCTTTTAGCATGGGCGACTTTAAGCTTTTTTTTGAACAAAGCGGCTTTGAAATTTCACACTGTTTTGGCAATTATAACCTGGAAGAGTTTGACCCGGCCAACTCCGACCGTTTAATTTTTATTTGTAAAAAGGCACTATGA
- a CDS encoding four helix bundle protein, with amino-acid sequence MERIDKIEFAEIVKNRTKKFVVDNIRLFRDLPKTEEARIIGRQLLRSSSSVGANYRAACRARSKAEFGAKLSIVVEEADESVFWMEIMIEAEIMHAEKINPLMAEGTEILKIVSAARRTTMEK; translated from the coding sequence ATGGAAAGAATTGACAAAATTGAGTTTGCCGAAATAGTTAAAAACCGGACTAAAAAGTTTGTAGTCGATAACATCCGGCTCTTCAGAGATCTGCCTAAAACAGAAGAAGCCAGAATTATTGGCAGGCAACTGTTACGATCGTCATCATCGGTAGGGGCTAATTACCGTGCGGCTTGCAGAGCCCGGTCAAAGGCCGAATTTGGCGCAAAGCTATCCATTGTTGTTGAGGAAGCAGACGAAAGTGTTTTCTGGATGGAAATTATGATCGAAGCAGAAATAATGCATGCTGAGAAGATAAATCCGCTAATGGCAGAAGGAACTGAAATATTAAAGATCGTTTCTGCCGCCCGCAGAACAACAATGGAAAAATAA
- a CDS encoding cysteine desulfurase family protein, whose amino-acid sequence MRVYLDNAATTPVDPAVLKEMYQVMENHYGNPSSIHSHGREVRTLIEKARKTIAGLLHTSPAEIFFTSGGTEADNTAIRCSIMDHGIQHAITSKLEHHAVLHTLEAMQKAGTIELSFVETDEKGNIDTAHLETLLQNPNRSLVSLMHANNELGTLSDIELIGDLCEKYNAIYHSDTVQTMGHYEHDLSKLKAHFIVGAAHKFHGPKGVGFLHVNHRIKIKPMIYGGSQERNMRGGTENVYGIVGLAKALEMAYTEMPQHQQHIQGLKTYMMEQLKANIPDVAFNGETNPAKSLYTVLNVSFPEMEMADMLLFSLDIAGISASGGSACSSGSDIGSHVLTAIGASPDRPAVRFSFSKYNTRQEVDYTVDKLKEILLVNA is encoded by the coding sequence ATGCGTGTTTACTTAGACAATGCCGCTACTACGCCTGTTGATCCGGCAGTTTTAAAAGAGATGTACCAGGTGATGGAGAACCATTACGGCAACCCATCGTCCATCCATTCGCATGGCCGCGAGGTACGTACCTTGATCGAGAAGGCGCGCAAAACCATTGCCGGCCTGCTGCATACTTCCCCGGCCGAAATATTTTTTACATCCGGTGGTACCGAGGCCGATAATACCGCTATCCGTTGCAGTATTATGGATCATGGCATTCAGCATGCCATCACCAGTAAGCTGGAGCACCATGCTGTTTTGCATACCCTGGAGGCCATGCAAAAAGCCGGTACCATTGAGCTGAGCTTTGTTGAAACCGACGAAAAAGGAAATATAGATACCGCGCACCTGGAAACTTTGCTGCAAAACCCTAACCGCAGTTTGGTATCGCTGATGCATGCCAATAACGAACTGGGAACCCTGAGCGATATTGAACTGATTGGCGACCTGTGCGAAAAATATAACGCCATTTACCATAGCGATACGGTGCAAACCATGGGGCACTACGAGCACGACCTCAGTAAGCTCAAAGCGCATTTTATAGTAGGCGCGGCACACAAGTTTCATGGGCCAAAGGGCGTGGGCTTTTTGCATGTTAACCACCGCATCAAAATAAAACCCATGATTTACGGCGGATCGCAAGAGCGCAACATGCGCGGCGGTACTGAAAATGTTTATGGCATAGTTGGCTTGGCCAAAGCGCTCGAAATGGCTTATACCGAAATGCCGCAGCATCAACAACATATCCAGGGCTTAAAAACCTATATGATGGAGCAGCTAAAGGCCAACATACCCGATGTTGCCTTTAATGGCGAAACCAACCCCGCTAAAAGTTTGTACACCGTGCTCAACGTATCTTTCCCCGAAATGGAAATGGCCGATATGTTATTGTTTAGTTTGGATATTGCAGGCATATCCGCTTCGGGGGGCAGCGCCTGTAGTTCTGGCAGCGATATTGGTTCGCACGTATTAACCGCTATCGGCGCCAGTCCGGATAGGCCTGCGGTGCGCTTTTCTTTTTCAAAGTATAATACCCGCCAGGAGGTGGATTATACAGTGGATAAGCTGAAGGAAATTTTGTTGGTTAATGCCTGA
- the glmM gene encoding phosphoglucosamine mutase: MTLIKSISGIRGTIGGAPGDGLTPLDIVKYTSAFGSWAVSKSGIKKIVIGRDARISGQMVSNLVIGTLQGLGIDVVDLGLSTTPTVEIAVPMENAAGGIILTASHNPKQWNALKLLNQYGEFINDADGQLVLEIAEQSNFKYADVNDLGKLTTDDTYLQKHIDMILALPLVDVDAIAKANFNIAIDCVNSTGGIFVPALLKALGVKTVHQLYCEPDGNFPHNPEPLPENLSALSKEVLSKKADLGIAVDPDVDRLCFVCEDGNMFGEEYTLVAVADYVLKNQKGNTVSNLSSTRALRDVTEAAGGEYHAAAVGEVNVVNKMKEVNAIIGGEGNGGVIYPELHYGRDALVGIALFLTHLAKSRKRISILRHGYPGYFISKNKITLTPEMDIDGLLLKVQEKYKSQPHLTIDGLKIEFDKQWVHLRRSNTEPIIRIYSEGDSETVANNLANKIIADIKDILHV; encoded by the coding sequence TTGACATTAATAAAATCAATTTCGGGAATTAGAGGAACTATTGGTGGTGCTCCCGGCGATGGCTTAACGCCATTAGATATTGTTAAATACACATCGGCCTTTGGTAGCTGGGCAGTGTCAAAATCAGGGATCAAAAAAATCGTGATCGGTCGTGATGCCCGCATCTCGGGTCAAATGGTGAGCAACCTGGTAATTGGTACCTTACAAGGTTTAGGTATCGATGTGGTCGATCTGGGCCTGTCTACCACGCCAACCGTGGAGATAGCTGTGCCCATGGAGAATGCGGCAGGCGGTATTATTTTAACTGCCAGCCACAACCCCAAGCAATGGAACGCCTTAAAGCTGCTGAACCAGTATGGCGAATTTATCAATGATGCCGACGGCCAGTTGGTATTAGAAATAGCAGAGCAAAGCAACTTTAAATACGCCGATGTAAATGATCTGGGTAAACTTACCACCGATGACACTTATTTACAAAAGCATATCGACATGATACTGGCTTTGCCTTTGGTTGATGTTGACGCCATTGCTAAAGCTAACTTTAACATAGCCATCGATTGTGTAAACTCTACCGGAGGTATTTTTGTTCCGGCTTTGCTCAAGGCGCTGGGTGTTAAAACCGTTCATCAGTTGTATTGTGAGCCCGATGGTAATTTCCCACACAACCCGGAGCCACTGCCCGAAAACCTGAGTGCCCTCTCGAAAGAGGTGCTGTCAAAAAAAGCCGATTTAGGTATAGCCGTTGATCCGGATGTGGACAGGCTGTGCTTTGTTTGCGAAGACGGCAACATGTTTGGCGAAGAATATACTTTGGTTGCCGTTGCCGATTATGTATTGAAAAATCAGAAGGGCAACACGGTATCCAACCTGTCATCAACCCGTGCCCTACGCGATGTTACTGAAGCTGCTGGTGGAGAGTACCATGCCGCCGCCGTTGGCGAAGTGAATGTGGTAAATAAAATGAAGGAAGTTAATGCCATTATTGGCGGCGAAGGCAACGGCGGTGTCATTTATCCGGAGTTGCATTATGGCCGCGATGCCTTAGTTGGCATTGCTTTATTTTTAACGCACCTGGCTAAATCGCGCAAACGCATCTCGATTTTAAGGCACGGCTATCCCGGCTATTTTATCTCCAAAAACAAAATTACACTAACGCCCGAAATGGATATCGACGGCTTATTGCTGAAGGTGCAGGAAAAGTATAAAAGCCAGCCGCACCTAACCATCGACGGATTGAAAATCGAATTCGATAAACAATGGGTACACCTGCGCCGCTCCAATACCGAACCCATCATCCGCATCTATTCGGAAGGAGATTCTGAAACGGTAGCCAACAATTTAGCCAACAAAATTATAGCCGATATAAAGGATATTTTGCACGTATAA
- a CDS encoding phosphatase PAP2 family protein yields the protein MIDQLLQLDRHFFYIINHGLSNPFFDWLMPILRQPKLWIPLYVFIFCFCIYRYKKTGAYIVVLLAITVGLSDFGSGVVGKHLVKRLRPCNDAAMAQTIITRIPCGSGFSFPSAHASNHFAIALFLSLVFSKRWKWIWFIAILWAATICLAQVYVGVHYPFDVTFGALYGMLVAYLIYLLFKKLQPQF from the coding sequence ATGATCGATCAGCTTTTACAACTGGACAGGCATTTTTTTTACATCATCAATCATGGCTTATCCAATCCGTTTTTTGATTGGCTGATGCCCATCCTCAGGCAACCCAAATTATGGATACCGCTTTACGTTTTTATATTTTGCTTTTGTATTTACCGTTATAAAAAAACAGGCGCTTACATTGTGGTGCTGTTAGCTATAACCGTTGGCTTATCTGATTTTGGCAGCGGCGTTGTTGGCAAGCACTTGGTAAAACGGCTAAGGCCCTGCAACGATGCGGCCATGGCGCAAACTATAATTACGCGGATACCCTGCGGCTCTGGCTTTAGCTTCCCTTCGGCGCATGCCAGTAACCATTTCGCCATCGCGTTATTTTTGAGCCTGGTATTTAGCAAGCGCTGGAAATGGATATGGTTTATTGCCATTTTGTGGGCCGCGACCATTTGCCTTGCACAGGTTTATGTAGGTGTACATTATCCGTTTGATGTAACTTTTGGCGCATTATACGGTATGCTGGTTGCTTACCTTATATATTTGCTGTTTAAAAAACTACAACCCCAATTTTAA
- a CDS encoding DUF6934 family protein: MNLERYPYLASNNFNNYEFYSSGPKGQIKKGVRFSLISNDPVIYNLAFGDIPDGTDVIDDAVVSNNNDRGMVLATVANTIIDFTNNYGNHYIFATGSTPARTRLYQMGITSLWNEISIDFDVYGFKGDAWQAFKSNVNYDAFLVKKK, translated from the coding sequence ATGAATTTAGAGCGTTATCCTTATCTTGCCAGTAATAATTTTAATAACTACGAATTTTATAGTAGTGGGCCAAAAGGGCAAATAAAAAAGGGCGTACGTTTTTCCCTCATAAGCAATGACCCCGTTATTTACAATTTAGCTTTTGGAGATATTCCGGACGGTACGGATGTGATTGATGATGCTGTAGTGAGCAACAATAATGATAGAGGCATGGTACTTGCAACTGTAGCCAACACAATTATTGATTTTACCAATAATTATGGCAACCACTATATATTTGCTACAGGCAGTACACCAGCAAGAACCAGACTCTATCAAATGGGCATTACAAGTTTGTGGAATGAAATAAGCATAGATTTTGATGTATATGGTTTCAAGGGCGATGCATGGCAGGCATTTAAAAGCAATGTCAACTATGATGCATTTTTGGTGAAGAAAAAATAA